The DNA segment CCTGCATCTTTGATACGACTTTCCACTTCACCATGCAACGCGTACTCATTCTCCAGCATCCGTCTCTCAACCAATGCAACCTAAACGTTTTAAACGGTCTCAATCTGCCTGAAGCAACACCATCCGGCCGCACCCTGCGGATTCCCGTGGCAGATGATTTCCAAGTCAGCGAAACCCTTTCACACGCGCTTCAAGAGCAGTCTATCGATTATGCCGTGCTGCCCGACATGGCGTTTTCCGACTTGGGCCTGATTGTGAGCGACATGGATTCGACGCTGATTACCATCGAATGCGTGGACGAAATCGCCGCCGGAGTCGGCCTGAAAGAACAAGTTACCGAAATTACCGAGCAAGCCATGCGCGGCGAGTTGGATTTCGAACAATCGCTGCGCCGCCGTGTTGCCCTGCTGGAAGGCTTGGACGAGCAAGTGTTGCAACAAGTGTACGACCACATCTTGCAGCTTTCGCCCGGAGCCGAATACCTGCTGAACGAATGCAAAAAACACGGTGTGAAATTTATGCTCGTTTCGGGCGGTTTCACATTCTTTACCGAACGGCTGCAACAGCGGCTCGGCTTTGAATACCAACACGCCAATGTGCTGGAAA comes from the Neisseria dumasiana genome and includes:
- the serB gene encoding phosphoserine phosphatase SerB produces the protein MQRVLILQHPSLNQCNLNVLNGLNLPEATPSGRTLRIPVADDFQVSETLSHALQEQSIDYAVLPDMAFSDLGLIVSDMDSTLITIECVDEIAAGVGLKEQVTEITEQAMRGELDFEQSLRRRVALLEGLDEQVLQQVYDHILQLSPGAEYLLNECKKHGVKFMLVSGGFTFFTERLQQRLGFEYQHANVLEISDGKLTGKLVGKIVDAQTKADLLAEYRAKLGLQPHQVLAMGDGANDIPMLLEAGIGIAYRAKPKAQAHADACIRFGGLEAVRGWFR